In Carassius gibelio isolate Cgi1373 ecotype wild population from Czech Republic chromosome B17, carGib1.2-hapl.c, whole genome shotgun sequence, the genomic stretch cattcatgaTACTCACCAGGACAATATTAGTTAGTTATGGATGGTTAGGGTTAGAAAAAACGTGTGATACATGATATATGAGATATGCTATAGAAAGAAATAATATATGATGCATGATGAGGGAGATATGTTGTAGTGCATAGGAAATTAGATAATTGATATGAGATAAGATGAATGAGAAATGAGGTAGGTGATGCATGAGGTTTGAGGTATGATATGAGATTTGATTTAAGAGATATTTATGACGAATTAGATATTTGATAAACGAGGTAGTTGATGCATGAGATTTGATGTATGAGATATGATTTGTGAGATATTTATGACAAATTAGATATTTGATGAATGAGAAACGAGGTAGTTGATGCATGAGATTTGAGGTATGATATGAGATATGATTTATGAGATATGACAAATTAGATATTTGATGTATGAGATATGATTTatgaatttttctttttacattttatttatgtgattATGTATGATATGAGCAATGAGATGTGGGATATGATATATGGTGAGATATGTATGAAAAAATCAGATATTTGATGTATGAAATATGATTTATGAGATACAATgtaagataaattaaatattcgATGTATGAGATATAATGTATGAAAAATGTGACATGATTTATGAGATGATGtatgagaaaaaatatatttatgcgattatataataaatatgagaTAATTTATCTATGAGAAATTAGATATttgtcatatgagatataatGTATGAAAAGTAAGATATGACGTATGATACGCGATATTAGATGTGATATATGGGAAATGAGATAGTAGATGTATGAGACATAATGAATGAGAAATGAGATGTATGATGAATTAGATATGAGAGATTTAATATTATgagaaattatttaatgtatgagataacattaaatataagacGATTTATGATGTGAGATGTTGTATGTGAAATTTGATATTTAATGTATGAGATATGATACGAGATATGAGAAATGAGATTTGATGTGTAAGATATAATGTATGAGAAATTCGATATTTGATGTAATATGATATGATGTGATGTATGCGTTATAATATATGATAAAATAGATATTTCATATATGAGAACTGAAGTATGAGATATTATAAATGAGATGTGGTGTAtgagatattatatatattttgtgtgagatagaatgtataaaaaatatgagATACGAAATATGAGATAAATGATGTATATGATGCATGATATATGAGATACAATATATGATGCATAATGTATGAGAAATGGTAGATGGATGAGATATGATGTATGATTATATGTATGTTATAATGAAATATGAAGAATGATGTTATATATGATACTATACGATATGATCATAAAGCCAATAAGAGCAGTAGGTACACTGCTGTCTGACTTGGCAAACACCACAAAAATGATTCAAGCAATGATTCAAGTTCATTAAAAGTTTAgtgaaaataaatattgcatCTCTTTGTAAATGAGTTTTGGTGCAGATGTTGAGTCAGAATGAGTGTTTATCTGCGTACTAACGACCACTGCAGGTTCATCAAGCATGACTCAGGGATTACAACATCTATTATACACCGACTCGACCTGTGTAAACCTCACAAATCTCTCTGTGAttctctatgtatatatatatatatatttgttatacaccCAAAGAGAAGGGCATTAATGTTGTTGCTCAGGCAACGGATTCTTTTATGTCCAACCTGACAGGAGAATAAAATATACCCGTGTTTTTACCACCGAGTAATTCTTGTCACCGAATTAGTGCATCTCTCTCCCCTCCCGGCTGAGAAAAGAGGAGGTGGTTGTGAATGGACCCATAGCAGCATCGCCATCGCTCTCAGATGTCTGTTTCTGTAGCAACAGGGGAAGGGCGTGCAGAGCGCTGAGGTATAAAAACACAGACCGCTTCTCAGACCCGACTCAGAAACTCTGAGCTGCCTGTCAACAACCACCACCAACTAACTCCAGATCATGATGCTGAGGCCGAAGGACTTGTGTCAGGGATCTGGCACCAAAACCTTCCTGGAAGCCATGCAGAGCGGGAAAGTCCACTTGGCTCGGTTCGTCCTGGACGCGTTGGATGGGCGCATCATCAACGGGAAAGCCGAAAACGGACGTACGCTTCTAATGCACGCCGTGTGCCTTCAAGAGCACGCATCCAGATCCAAATTCACTCAATTGCTTCTGGAAAAAGGGGCGGATGTGAACACCCGGGATGACCACGGACGCACAGCCTTGAGTCTGGCATGCGAGCACGGACACTTGGATTCGGTGAAGCTCCTCGTGCAATTCAACGCTGATCCAGAGCTCACGGACACGTGGGGAAACAGTGCGCTCATGTACGCCGCGTGCGGAGGACACAGCCAAATCTTGGAGTTCTTAATCCGGGCGTTTAAGAAACTTGGTTTGCGACTTGATCGCACGAATCACGCCGGCCACTCGGCTATCCAAGTTGCTGACTTCTTCGGGCACAACCAGTGCGTTCAGACCCTCAACGGGTGCGGAAAGAAGATTGTGAGTCCGACGAACAGCACCGGAGAACCCGCCGAAGACCTGCGGTGGCCCAATCGCCTCCCAAAGCAGGTTCTAGACAGGTTCTCCAAACAAATCCAAAGCAAACACGAGGAAATCCTCCCGGCCTTGTTTCAGAGAGAGCTGTGCGTTAGTGACAGCAACAGCCTGCGGATCCGCTTCAGACGTCCAGACGCCAACCAAAGCCTCATCAGATCCGAAGACGGGGGAGCAGATCTTCTGTTCGCTTCGAAACAGATCCAAAACTTAGTTCTGAAAGAAGACGGAAGCACAGAACCCGAGACGGACGGCGACGTGCCGCATCGGGGGAAAACTAGGTCGTTTAATCTTGACCTCAGAACCGGAAGGAAACAATCCTATCAGGGCGACGTGCAAGAAACCAACAGATCCGCCAGTAAATTCAAAAGAGCGTCGCTGCAAGACGAAAAACCGCTTGTTGCGAAGTTCTACAGCACAAAAACGACTGACAACTTCGACGTCAGTAAAGAGGTGCAAAAGCGTGGCAGCGTTCCCAAAACGACCAGACAGAGCAAACTTCTGTTCAGTCGTGAAGAACTCGAACCTGAACGGATCAAACCTCGCTCTTCGGGGCTCTCCAGATTCGGGAACAGACTCCTGCGCAGATTCACGGCTCCTGAATTCATGCGACACATCACAGACTACCCCAGAGACGCCGGACACGGTAAAGGGAAGATGTCCCGGTCCGAGACCTTCCCGTTCTCGCACACACACATGAGAGTGAACAGCCAGCCGAGTGTGGACAGCATCAGCGCGGTGAGATGCGAGTTTGAGAGCAATCCTGCTCTTAAGTGAGCTTTTAAATGCACCATGTTCAGAGTAAAACCCTCATGTGGGCATTTAGAAAGATGTTTATGACTATCACAATAGCCGTGCACTTGAGACTGCTCTCAAAGTCTTTCACTGCCTCTGTAGATCCATTAACATATTTCGGCTAATTGAATTTCTGCTGACATTATTACTAAAGAGCGTCCGTGCATTACATGCTTTTCTCATGCATGCATGCTACAACCTATTTTTATAAGCAAATTGATTTGTGATTTGTATGCATCAAGATACAGTTTTGTATATCTATGCATAGCCTATCTATGATGTAAATAGTTTATATTCTGCATTCACTGATGTATTCAAAAGAGACAAATGAATAAAGTATTTGTGTTCGCTTCAAGCATCTGTGTATATAAGAAATAAAACTTAATATCAGTGGGGTTTTTTATATGCAtgatttattctttaaaaaatgtaaacgtaTAGTTTTCTTCACCGagaaccaacaaacaaacaagcacacGACAGATGTTGTGGAAAGAAGGTTATTATGAGTCATGTGTCCTCGAATGCGTCATGTACACAAACACAGAGCTGTGTAAACTAACGAGGGACCGTTCACAACAGATGAAACGCAGGAGTTTGGGAATACTTTTCACTTGACAAGACACAGATTTGTGAGGAATTCAATTCTCTCCTACTGATTTC encodes the following:
- the LOC127976004 gene encoding ankyrin repeat and SAM domain-containing protein 4B, with translation MMLRPKDLCQGSGTKTFLEAMQSGKVHLARFVLDALDGRIINGKAENGRTLLMHAVCLQEHASRSKFTQLLLEKGADVNTRDDHGRTALSLACEHGHLDSVKLLVQFNADPELTDTWGNSALMYAACGGHSQILEFLIRAFKKLGLRLDRTNHAGHSAIQVADFFGHNQCVQTLNGCGKKIVSPTNSTGEPAEDLRWPNRLPKQVLDRFSKQIQSKHEEILPALFQRELCVSDSNSLRIRFRRPDANQSLIRSEDGGADLLFASKQIQNLVLKEDGSTEPETDGDVPHRGKTRSFNLDLRTGRKQSYQGDVQETNRSASKFKRASLQDEKPLVAKFYSTKTTDNFDVSKEVQKRGSVPKTTRQSKLLFSREELEPERIKPRSSGLSRFGNRLLRRFTAPEFMRHITDYPRDAGHGKGKMSRSETFPFSHTHMRVNSQPSVDSISAVRCEFESNPALK